Part of the Anomalospiza imberbis isolate Cuckoo-Finch-1a 21T00152 chromosome 29, ASM3175350v1, whole genome shotgun sequence genome, TCCCTGCAAGATGTCCTGCTACGACCTGTACCCCTCCTCTGCCTGCGGTGTCATccggccccagcccctggctgaCAGCGGGAATGAGCCGTGTGTCCGCCAGTGCCCTGACTCCACCACCGTGATCCAGCCTCCTCCTGTGGTGGTCACCTTGCCCggccccatcctcagctccttcccgcAGGATTCCGTGGTGGGATCTGCTGGAGCGCCCGTCCTCCCAGCCTCTGGGGCCTCCCTGGGCTATGGGGGTCTCTATGGATATGGGGGTTACGGACCCCTGGGCTACGGGGGCCTGTGGGGCTATGGGGGTTACGGACCCCTGGGCTACGGGGGCCTGTGGGGCTATGGGGGTCTGGGTTACTGTGGGGGGTACCGGGGCCTGTATGGTTTTGGGAGATCCTttggctcctgcagcccttggTATGGCCGCTACGGCCGCTACCGCCGTGGCAGCTGCGGCCCCTGCTAAACCCTAGGGAAAAATCCCTCAACTCGGCAAACGACACCGATGGATCCTCACCTGAGCTCCTGAGGAAGGGGAAGAGCATCAGAACTTTACTTCAGACCATGGAGTCAGAACCCCTCTAGAAATTCTCCTTTTTGTTTCCTCCTTCCTTTGCTTGGTCTCCTTTTCCCCACCCCTTTCAGTGGCCAAATGTGTGGCTCCACCATCCACTGGCTTCTCCCTGAAATTCCTGCCTCCTGCCTcaaggctgagggagcaggtCTAGTGAAGGACAACCTGCTTGTCTTTGCCTCCTGTGTCCTCGTCCTGTGGGGCCTTCCCTGCCCttgcaataaaaaaatatcCTGCATACAACAcctgcctttgttttttttgttaagCCCCAGAGTGGGATTCCTCCCCATCAGAACCAGGCTGAGATGCTTTTGGTCATACCTGCAGCTGAGAGTCTTCTCTGTCTTACACTAATTATTCCAGTTGTCAGACTTCCAGTAGTTAGTCTAATTATTTTCATCCAGTTTGGCACTGGAACAGTGAACTGTCACATCCCCAaggctgacagagctcaaggaCAACAgtctcaggcacagggtgggattcctggggtgcctgtgcagggccaggagttggactcaatccCCGTAtggcccttccaacccaggatATTCCATGGCTCTTTAAGTCATTAATTTAGTGCTGGAATTCCTTTTAATTTTACATCTTCCAGGCAATGTATTAGAAACCATCCAACTGCCTTCAAAGGCAAAGCTAAAAAATACCGCCTGAAGTTCTGCCAAAGCACATTCTGAAAAGGAATGATAGGAGGAAGGTGAATCAAGGGAAACAATTTTTGCGATAGGTATCTGATGAGCAAAGATGAGGCACTACCTTCTCTTTTTTCGTTAATCACTGCCATGATAAAGTTGCCTCAGGGAAGGTTTGGCTGAACCTGTCAGCAGGTGAGGTAAAAAGAACATGAACTGATGCATCAGAGAGGATTTACCTCTTCCTTCACCAGGActctttcaaagaaaatatcttAATCAGTGTCAAGGGACAGCAGATCTTATTTTTCACAGgcaatttcaatatttttccttgtATTGGACTGGATCTGTCAGATGGCTGTAAGTaataaattgaaattaaaattagtCCATGGCACCTGTgaatgctgcttttattttcaaaaacaaGACTTAATTTTTATGGGCAAACAAACACTTATTTGAGAATATTTTGACAAAAAGCCCacacagaattgtttaggttggaaaagacctttgagatcatccaAGATTCCCACCTGGTCACCAAGCCCAGCATCTAGGAATTTCTTGGACATCTCAAGGGGTGGGAATTCCAAACCTTCCTGAACCCCTTCCAAGGCCTGGCTGCCCTTTCCCGGAGGAAATTCCTATGTCCAACCTGAACATCCCCTGTTGCATCTCCAAAAGCTCTCCCCAGGCAGGTTCTTGTCTCTCTCCTTGCTTTatcctccctgtcccctttcctcTCATCCAGGGCAGATCCTGGAACAACTTTACAAAACGCGGATGCTTTGccctccttttctcttctgatCTTTGCTTCCACCCGCAGCCTCTGAGAGGTGCTTGGGTGTAAATCATGAGCCCAGCCGAGCACTTGAACTGCGACTGCCAAATTTCACCTGATCCTCTCAGCTAGGCAGTGCCAGGCAAGTACCAGCCTAATTAGGTGTTGTGTCAGACAAGTGCTAAGCCCAAGATAACACCCCTGAAGAGAGCCATTAACACCTAAAGAACAATGATTACACAGCTTTAATTTGGGCTGGATGCCTGCTCAGGGTGAGCTCATGTCTGATTGCAAAACCCAACAAAGGGCTGACCTTTCTCTCAGTGTCTATGCGGGAGTTATGGGGTGGAGGGAGTTCATTCGTTACTCAAGCATCCATCCCGAAAAACCTCTAATTATTCATTTGCCTTCCTGGCATTGGCACATCTTTTGGGAGCCCTGATAACAGAAAGCTGAGTGGCACTGAGCCGGAGGGAATCAGAGTTTCAGACTGGAAAAACGAGGTGGCTGaactgctgggagcagcagtaACAGAGTGACCATCATGGGACGGGGTAGAGCTGGGTGCCTGCTGACTGTGGGGAAAGGAGGTGCTGCAATGGCAAGGAAACTTCCCTGTCGCACCTTTCAGCAGCCACCTCAGCATCCCAGGAACCAGGAAAACACCTCCAACGTCATTGAGTCCAAGCCAGGACCGATCACCACCTTGGCAACCAGCCCAGAGTGTTGAAGGTCCCATGCAGTTGAACCACCTGAGCCATCACTGGTTCCAGTGACCACTGGTTCCAGTGACCACTGCTTGAGTCCCCACACCTCTCACAGTTCCAGTCACACAAGGATTTCTCACAGCCTCGACCCCAGGTTTTCCAAGAAGAGTCTCAGACCCCTgaatgtttaaaattatttaatcgCAGTGGAAAAACAGAATAACAGCTTGAGATGGTGTCTCCAGGGAGGGACAAACAAAGGGCACGTTGGGATTTGAAAGCCCCCCTCCCCTGGGAGGGGACATCGGCGCCTGCTGTGACCATGAGTGTGCAGTCACTTTGCTGGGTCAGAGGTCCCTCTGCCCTTGACATGCTCTGGAGTGAATACATGGAAAGCATAAAATACCTGAGAGCCCCGGTAATATGAGGAGAACATGCAAAACAAAGGGAAAGAGCACACCCAATTTCCCTTTCGCTGCAAACATGACCCTGCCTGTCCAATAGACAAAGTGAATCCAGGAAAAAACAATGGAAGTAATCTTGAGTAAAACCAAGAGTAGAACATGAAGTGATACAAACAAAGCAGAATCCCTAAACACTTAAAAGGGTAAAAATCATATTATATGCCATGGTGAAAAATGGTAGGATCAGAATATAGCCTCCAGTTGTGGAGGAAAGAGAATTCCAGAAAatacacagagagagaggagttGGATGCAGGAACAATTTATTGTACCAAGAAGGGCTGGAGACACGGGGAGAGGGATGAAGGGCAGGCCCCAGGCAGGCCGGGTGTCACGGGCTGCAGGAGGCCAGGGCAGCTTGTGCAGAGCTCAACTTCTCCATGCTGGGCTGAGGAGGTcacggggctttggggctgtTGGTGGTGGCTCTAGCAGGGCCCGCAGGTGTCCCAGAGCTTCTTGCTGTAGCGGGGCCAGGCGCAAGGGCTGCAGGCGGGAGCAGCGTAGGCCCTGCCAAAGGTGCAGAGGCCCCCCGAGGCCTGGGTGGCGCCGGCGCCGTAGAGGCcgcccagccccagggagccgCCAAAGGCTGGTGCTCCGGAGGAGCCCACCACGGCctgctgggggaaggagctgaggatggggccGGGGAAGGTGACCACCACGGGTGGTGGCTGGATGAAGGCAGAGGAGTCGGGGCACTGGCGGGCACACAGCTCGTTGCAGCTCTCAGCGAtgggctggggcacagccacGCTGGTCCTGGGGGGGCACAGGTCCGCGCTGGTCTTGGGGGGGCACAGGTCGTAGCAGGACATCTTGGCGTGGGATCCCAGGGTGCTCTGCAAGAGAGGGCAGCCatggcaggagagcagcccagggcagcgccCGAGCCACAGGGgccggggctggagcagggagacgAGAGCAGGAGTGCTCACACACTTACCCTTGTTCCCGAGGAGGAGAAGGtggccagggcagtgctgggtccAGTCTGGCCCAGCCAGGGCTTTTATAGCAGCCCTGGCattgctcagctccagcctggccaatctgcacaggggacactccctgctgctgctgctgctgctgacaccagggctgtgcagcccctgcccctccctgaGTCAGCATCCCCCAGGTGCCACCGCAGCACATCCCAAGATGCCCCAGCGATCCTGTCCTTCCTGCCACGTCAGATACTTGATAGCTGGGACGTCACCCAGGAATGGGCTCCAGGAACACATTTAATGGTCCAAAGGGGTGGGGAAGGGCCGGAATCAGCCTGGGCCAGATGGACATCTCTTTGTCATATGATGATCAGGCCTGAAAGGAGAAGTCTTTGTTCCCGGTCTCATGGAATTCCCTGGGCAATGACTGCAGGCAGATGGGGTCTGGTTCTGCTGGGCTGTCCTGTGATGCTCAGATGCCCTCAatgctgaaggctcctgtcaCTCCTGCCCCAGAAGCTCCAACCCCTGACACCTGTTCCTGGAGCCCATTCCTGGGTGACGTCCCGGCTATCAAGTATCTGATGCGGCAGGAAGGATGAGATTGGTTGGGCATCTTGGGATGTGCCAGGGTGGCACCTGGGGGATGCTGACtcagggaggggcaggggctgcacagccctggtgtcagcagcagcagcagcagcagcagggagtgtccccagtgcagattggccaggctggagctgagcaatGCCAGGGCTGCTATAAAAGCCCTGGCTGGGCCAGACTggacccagcactgccctggccaCCTTCTCCTCCTCGGGAACAAGGGTAAGTGTGTGAGCGATCCTGCTCGcgtctccctgctccagccccagcccctgtggctcgggcgctgccctgggctgctctcctgccatGGCTGCCCTCTCTTGCAG contains:
- the LOC137463738 gene encoding scale keratin-like, giving the protein MSCYDLCPPKTSADLCPPRTSVAVPQPIAESCNELCARQCPDSSAFIQPPPVVVTFPGPILSSFPQQAVVGSSGAPAFGGSLGLGGLYGAGATQASGGLCTFGRAYAAPACSPCAWPRYSKKLWDTCGPC
- the LOC137463609 gene encoding scale keratin-like, which translates into the protein MSCYDLYPSSACGVIRPQPLADSGNEPCVRQCPDSTTVIQPPPVVVTLPGPILSSFPQDSVVGSAGAPVLPASGASLGYGGLYGYGGYGPLGYGGLWGYGGYGPLGYGGLWGYGGLGYCGGYRGLYGFGRSFGSCSPWYGRYGRYRRGSCGPC